The genomic segment AGAGACAACAGCCCCAGCGCCATGGTGGAAAACAATGATTTCATGTGGCAAAATTACTTTGCTGGCAACGCCCAGACTTCCACTTCGGTATATTCATTGAGCGCGCTATCGGTGCTGCCCCGGCTGTACAGCCGCACATACCGCGCCGTCACCCCCTTGACTTCGATCAGCTTGCCTTCATACCCCTCGAAGTACTCGCGGTCGGTGCCAATGCCCAGGCCGGAGGAATTATCCTGGTCGTTGTTGAAGATCGTGCGCACGTTATCAATAAAATCCTCATCATCGGCCACTTGCACCACCACATCCCGGTAAATCTTCGGGGTGTCGTGGGCGTGCCAGAGGAGTAGAGCGTGGATTTCAAATTTCTCCGCCAAGTCAATCTGCACGTACTGGGTGCCCTTGCGCATGATGAGCACGGAACTTTCGGTGGCTTCCTTGTTGCCATCGGTCACCAGTTCCGGGGCGCCGGTCATGGGCGATTTGTCGCTAGCCGTGACCTTCTTGTTCAGCGCCACGTTTTTGCAGCCCTTGGGTGCCAGGAACGTCGGACGCGGTTTTCCGCTGGGTTTTTCCGCCGTGGAATCCTTGGGGATGTCGCCCGGGGTGCCTTTAAAGGCGGGCATGGGGAGTTTCAAGGGCAGCGGTTCGAGATCGGCAGCCGTCAGGCTCAGGTTCGAGCAAACCAAACCGCCGGCCAGCAGCGCTGCCGCCATCAATTTTGTAGCATTCTTGTGCAACATATCTTTCATCGTCGTGATCATGGAACGTCTTTATGTCGGCAAACCGCCGCCGGGTCAATCATCTTCCGTTACCCCAAGCGATTCTGTGCCGCAAGTTTTGGACGCGCGCTGCCGGAAAAAATTCACCCGGATGCGTTCGCGAAGCTCCCGCCCGCTAATGAATATAATTCAAAGCGCCGGATAGCACGGCTGCGACGGCACCGATGATCGTGATGTCGGCCGCCACCGCCAGCGGGGTAAGCAAGACGCGGTAAGTCCATTCCATTTGATCTGGATACACCGGCAAGTCATGGTTGGTCGCGGGTTGGCCCGGACGCACCAAGGCGAAACCCACCGGGTTGGTGACCAGCAACGCATACGGATACTGATTGGTACCGGGAATATGGGTGTTGGTGTGCGAAAATATCGGGATTTCCACCAGAGCGGCGGTGGCTGGTTTCACAAACTTCGGTTTCCTGGCTCCCTGATTCTCAAACAAATAATAAGCGCG from the Verrucomicrobiota bacterium genome contains:
- a CDS encoding discoidin domain-containing protein; protein product: MITTMKDMLHKNATKLMAAALLAGGLVCSNLSLTAADLEPLPLKLPMPAFKGTPGDIPKDSTAEKPSGKPRPTFLAPKGCKNVALNKKVTASDKSPMTGAPELVTDGNKEATESSVLIMRKGTQYVQIDLAEKFEIHALLLWHAHDTPKIYRDVVVQVADDEDFIDNVRTIFNNDQDNSSGLGIGTDREYFEGYEGKLIEVKGVTARYVRLYSRGSTDSALNEYTEVEVWALPAK